A single window of Terriglobia bacterium DNA harbors:
- a CDS encoding phosphopentomutase, which yields MSPFKRILTIVLDSVGIGAMPDAADWGDAGTDTLGHVCQSRPLTLPNLGRLGLGAIRPLPNVSPNGPPIGAYGKMALASKGKDTTAGHWEMAGILTEVAFPTYPHGFPPYLIEAFEKAIGRKTLGNIPASGTEIIKDLGEEHLRTGSPIVYTSGDSVFQIATHEEIIPVAELYHMCEIARKLLVGKDRVARVIARPFIGKPGSFTRTERRHDYAIDPPRPMLLDLMAEKGRTVYAVGKIFDIYSGRGISEHVKMKNNAEGMERTIEATRSMTVDMIFTNLVDFDMLFGHRRDVAGYANALEEFDRQLGLLLEVMRSDDLLMITADHGCDPTYMKTTDHTREYVPLLAYSKTSRGNLNLGTRSSLSDLGQTVAENFDFTLSRGTSFLQLLLS from the coding sequence ATGTCACCCTTCAAACGAATTCTCACCATCGTGCTCGACAGTGTCGGCATCGGCGCTATGCCGGATGCTGCCGACTGGGGGGATGCCGGGACCGATACGCTCGGCCACGTTTGTCAATCCCGCCCGCTGACGTTGCCGAATCTGGGTCGATTGGGGCTGGGCGCCATCCGCCCCCTGCCGAATGTCTCCCCGAATGGCCCTCCCATTGGCGCTTATGGGAAGATGGCCCTTGCTTCGAAAGGGAAGGATACGACCGCCGGGCACTGGGAAATGGCCGGCATTTTGACCGAGGTTGCATTCCCGACCTATCCGCACGGGTTTCCACCCTACCTCATTGAGGCTTTCGAAAAGGCCATTGGACGAAAAACCCTTGGGAATATCCCTGCCTCCGGCACTGAAATCATCAAGGATCTCGGCGAAGAGCATCTGCGTACCGGGTCTCCGATTGTGTACACATCGGGAGACAGCGTCTTTCAGATTGCGACCCACGAAGAGATCATCCCGGTCGCGGAGCTTTACCACATGTGCGAGATCGCCCGGAAACTGCTCGTTGGAAAGGATCGCGTCGCGCGCGTCATCGCCCGGCCGTTTATCGGAAAGCCGGGTAGTTTCACCCGCACCGAGCGGCGGCATGATTATGCGATCGATCCGCCCAGGCCGATGCTGCTGGATTTGATGGCTGAAAAGGGACGAACGGTTTATGCCGTGGGGAAGATCTTCGACATTTATAGCGGACGCGGGATCTCCGAACACGTCAAAATGAAAAACAATGCGGAGGGGATGGAACGCACGATCGAAGCCACCCGGTCAATGACGGTCGACATGATCTTTACCAACCTTGTGGATTTCGACATGCTGTTCGGCCACCGCCGCGACGTCGCCGGCTATGCCAATGCGCTGGAAGAGTTTGACCGGCAGTTAGGGCTATTGCTGGAGGTGATGCGGTCCGATGATCTGTTGATGATTACCGCCGACCATGGCTGTGATCCGACCTATATGAAGACCACCGACCACACCCGTGAATATGTTCCGCTGCTCGCCTATTCGAAGACGTCCCGGGGGAATCTCAATCTGGGGACCCGCTCCTCGCTCTCCGACCTGGGCCAGACCGTGGCCGAGAACTTCGATTTTACTCTTTCCCGGGGGACCAGCTTTCTGCAATTGCTATTGTCCTGA
- a CDS encoding amidohydrolase, translating to MNASREIVEDGYVAIAKDRIVAVGPRSQLEKEYRSLRTIQASGQLVMPGLINTHTHVPMSLLRGIADDLPLKEWLEKFIFPAEAKNVTPEFVYWGSLLGDMEMIQSGVTTFADMYYFEDQVARATKQAGLRAVLGETWLDFPAPDNKSFDAMVSYTAQFLKQYQKDSLITPAVAPHAPFTVSPAHLMAAKELADQYHAPILIHVAETKTEDEDIKARYHASPVQHLKNIGFLEDSVVAAHCVWVDDQDIATLKAFKVGCAHNPSSNMMLASGVAPVMKMIQAGLDVGLGTDGPAGSNNDFNLFEEIDLASKLQKISLMDPKALPARQSVEMATLGGARVLNMEKEIGSLEAGKKADVIVIDLNRANAVPLYDFYAGLAYSIKACDVDTSIIDGRIVMRHRRVLTLSEDQIFQKAREFRAKILASLKATN from the coding sequence ATGAACGCGTCCCGGGAGATTGTCGAGGACGGATACGTGGCGATCGCAAAGGACCGGATCGTTGCGGTCGGGCCACGGTCGCAGCTGGAAAAAGAATACCGCTCACTCCGTACAATCCAGGCTTCGGGCCAGTTAGTGATGCCCGGCCTGATCAATACCCACACACACGTGCCGATGTCTTTGTTACGGGGCATCGCCGACGATCTGCCACTGAAAGAGTGGCTGGAGAAATTCATCTTCCCGGCAGAAGCGAAGAACGTGACCCCGGAGTTCGTCTATTGGGGTTCGCTGCTGGGGGACATGGAGATGATCCAGTCGGGCGTCACCACGTTCGCCGATATGTACTATTTTGAGGATCAGGTGGCGCGGGCGACCAAGCAGGCGGGGCTTCGGGCCGTGCTCGGGGAGACCTGGCTCGATTTCCCGGCTCCCGACAATAAGAGCTTCGATGCCATGGTCAGCTACACGGCCCAGTTCTTGAAACAATACCAGAAGGATTCTCTGATCACCCCCGCCGTGGCTCCTCACGCGCCCTTTACGGTGTCACCGGCGCATCTCATGGCCGCGAAGGAATTGGCGGACCAGTATCATGCCCCGATCTTGATCCACGTCGCCGAGACCAAGACCGAGGACGAGGACATCAAGGCGCGGTACCATGCCAGCCCGGTCCAGCATCTCAAGAACATCGGATTCCTGGAGGATTCCGTCGTGGCCGCCCATTGCGTGTGGGTGGACGATCAGGATATCGCGACCTTGAAAGCGTTCAAGGTCGGATGCGCCCATAACCCGTCCAGCAATATGATGCTGGCCAGCGGTGTGGCGCCGGTCATGAAGATGATTCAGGCGGGACTGGATGTGGGTCTGGGGACCGACGGACCGGCGGGGAGCAACAATGATTTCAACCTGTTCGAAGAGATCGACCTTGCCTCCAAGCTGCAGAAAATCTCCCTGATGGATCCGAAGGCGCTTCCGGCGCGTCAGTCGGTCGAGATGGCCACCCTCGGCGGGGCTCGAGTCTTAAACATGGAGAAGGAGATCGGATCGCTCGAAGCTGGAAAGAAGGCCGATGTGATTGTCATCGACCTGAACCGCGCCAATGCTGTTCCGCTGTACGACTTTTACGCGGGACTCGCGTATTCCATCAAGGCTTGCGATGTGGATACCTCGATCATTGACGGGCGGATTGTCATGCGGCACCGGCGCGTTCTCACACTGAGTGAAGACCAGATTTTCCAGAAGGCCCGGGAGTTCCGTGCTAAGATTTTGGCCAGCTTGAAAGCAACCAATTAG
- a CDS encoding cytidine deaminase has protein sequence MRKPIPVKQLVEIARKARERAHAPFSRFKVGAALVAGDGRVFTGCNVENATYGLTICAERVAIFKAVSEGADRFQQIAVVTATKHLTPPCGACRQIIWEFCGDIPVVLSNLEGKTEQFRMSKLFPRPFDQSFLKKKK, from the coding sequence ATGAGAAAACCAATTCCCGTTAAGCAACTCGTCGAAATAGCCCGGAAGGCGCGGGAGCGGGCGCATGCCCCCTTTTCCCGATTCAAGGTGGGGGCGGCGCTTGTGGCCGGGGACGGGCGCGTTTTTACCGGCTGCAACGTTGAAAATGCGACTTACGGGCTGACGATTTGTGCCGAACGCGTGGCCATCTTCAAGGCCGTCTCAGAGGGAGCCGATCGATTCCAGCAAATCGCGGTTGTCACCGCGACGAAGCATTTGACCCCGCCTTGCGGGGCGTGTCGCCAGATCATCTGGGAATTTTGCGGCGATATCCCCGTAGTCCTTTCCAACCTGGAGGGGAAGACCGAACAATTCCGAATGTCGAAATTGTTCCCGCGACCCTTCGATCAAAGTTTTCTGAAGAAAAAGAAATAG
- a CDS encoding purine-nucleoside phosphorylase: MSEFDKVQTAVEFLRHRSELQPRIAVVLGSGLGAFADQVANRQVVPYQEIPHFPRSTVQGHSGNLVLGEIGKIPIAVMQGRVHFYEGYSMQEVTFPTKVLARMGVKRLILTNAAGGISKRFRPGRLMIIEDHLNLQSTNPLMGPNEDRFGLRFFDMSDAYDREMRKVASAAARKLTLSVHRGIYAGLTGPSYETPAEIRMLRALGADAVGMSTVPEVIVANHMGVKCLGISCITNMAAGVSKQKVNHEEVMLTGERVKGDFIRLLRAIIPRLHELDSHHQ, from the coding sequence ATGAGCGAATTTGACAAGGTGCAGACCGCCGTTGAGTTTTTGCGGCACCGGTCCGAGTTGCAGCCCAGGATTGCCGTCGTGCTAGGGTCAGGGCTGGGGGCCTTTGCGGATCAGGTCGCGAACCGCCAGGTGGTTCCTTACCAGGAGATTCCGCACTTTCCGAGATCGACCGTGCAGGGTCACTCCGGCAACCTGGTCCTGGGGGAAATTGGAAAGATACCCATTGCGGTTATGCAGGGAAGGGTCCACTTCTACGAAGGTTATTCGATGCAGGAAGTCACCTTTCCCACAAAGGTGCTGGCCCGAATGGGGGTCAAGCGCCTGATTCTCACCAATGCCGCCGGGGGGATCAGCAAGAGGTTCAGGCCCGGACGTCTGATGATCATCGAAGATCACCTCAACCTGCAGTCCACGAACCCATTGATGGGTCCCAACGAAGACCGGTTTGGTTTGCGGTTCTTTGACATGTCGGACGCATATGACCGGGAGATGCGGAAAGTGGCCTCGGCCGCGGCACGCAAGCTCACCTTGTCGGTCCACCGAGGGATTTACGCAGGCCTCACTGGACCGAGTTATGAAACTCCGGCGGAGATCCGGATGCTCCGGGCCTTAGGCGCCGACGCGGTGGGAATGTCCACTGTCCCGGAAGTGATTGTGGCCAATCACATGGGGGTAAAGTGTCTCGGAATCTCCTGCATCACGAACATGGCGGCAGGCGTGAGCAAGCAAAAGGTCAATCATGAGGAAGTGATGCTCACAGGCGAGCGGGTCAAGGGCGATTTCATTCGATTGCTGCGAGCGATTATCCCTCGCCTGCACGAGCTGGATTCACACCACCAATGA
- a CDS encoding NupC/NupG family nucleoside CNT transporter — MHHFTGLVGLVTIPLLVYLLSTNRKAIRWKTVGWGLGLQITFALIVLKWTPGVYLFKRLGDAINKLLSYSQFGSNFVFGPLGSRAAMIHFIEAVVGHPLQEGDPALNFVSIFALQVLPTIIFIAALFAILYYLGVMQVIVRIFAKVMTWLMGASGAESLNVAASIFMGQTEAPLTIRPYLNDMTESELMCVMTSGMAHISGGIMAAYIAFGARAENLLTAVIMTAPGTIMMAKMLVPETGEPKTAGKVKLEVERTDVNILDAASRGTGEGLSLALNVAAMLISFIALIYLMNGLLGLVPFRGHPLSMERIFGAVFAPVAWALGIPWKDCVNVGNLLGTRLVLNEFIAYSGLGAQRAVLDPRSFTIATFALCGFANFSSIGIQIGGIGALAPSRRHDLARLGLKAVLAGTLANFLTASIAGILL; from the coding sequence ATGCATCATTTCACTGGGCTCGTGGGATTGGTGACGATCCCCCTGCTGGTTTACCTGCTCTCGACCAATCGCAAGGCCATCCGCTGGAAGACGGTGGGGTGGGGGCTTGGTCTGCAGATCACCTTCGCTTTAATCGTTCTTAAATGGACCCCCGGTGTTTATTTATTCAAGAGGCTCGGCGACGCCATCAATAAGCTGCTCTCGTATTCGCAATTTGGGTCGAATTTTGTTTTTGGACCCCTCGGCTCCCGGGCCGCGATGATCCATTTCATCGAGGCCGTCGTGGGCCATCCCCTCCAGGAAGGCGACCCGGCCCTGAATTTTGTGAGTATTTTTGCGCTCCAGGTCCTGCCCACCATCATCTTCATCGCGGCCCTGTTTGCCATCCTCTATTACCTGGGCGTCATGCAGGTCATCGTCCGCATTTTTGCCAAGGTCATGACGTGGTTGATGGGCGCCAGCGGCGCGGAATCCTTGAATGTGGCCGCCTCGATCTTCATGGGACAGACCGAAGCGCCCCTGACGATCCGGCCATATCTGAATGATATGACGGAGTCCGAATTGATGTGTGTTATGACCTCGGGCATGGCCCATATTTCAGGCGGGATCATGGCGGCCTACATCGCTTTCGGGGCCCGCGCCGAAAACCTGTTGACGGCGGTCATCATGACAGCCCCGGGGACCATCATGATGGCCAAGATGCTCGTTCCGGAAACCGGGGAGCCCAAGACCGCGGGAAAGGTAAAACTGGAAGTGGAGAGGACGGACGTGAACATCCTGGATGCCGCTTCGCGCGGCACCGGTGAGGGGCTCAGCCTGGCCCTTAACGTGGCCGCCATGTTGATTTCGTTCATCGCCCTCATCTACCTTATGAATGGCCTGCTGGGATTGGTTCCGTTTCGCGGTCACCCGCTGAGCATGGAGAGAATCTTCGGTGCAGTGTTTGCCCCGGTGGCCTGGGCGTTGGGGATTCCGTGGAAGGATTGCGTGAATGTAGGAAATCTGTTGGGGACCCGACTCGTGTTGAATGAATTCATTGCCTACAGCGGTTTGGGCGCCCAACGGGCCGTTCTCGACCCGCGCTCGTTCACCATCGCGACCTTTGCCCTGTGCGGATTTGCCAACTTTTCGTCGATTGGAATTCAGATCGGCGGCATCGGGGCCCTGGCCCCCAGCCGCCGGCATGACCTGGCGCGTCTTGGACTGAAGGCGGTGCTCGCCGGGACGCTGGCTAATTTCTTGACAGCCTCCATCGCCGGGATTCTCCTGTAG
- a CDS encoding thymidine phosphorylase encodes MRAVDIIRKKRDHEILSESEISFFVSNYTKEIIPDYQASALLMAMFLNGCNVEETVALTHAMIQSGATMDLSDLPGPKVDKHSTGGVGDKTSFILAALAAAGGVYVPMISGRGLGHTGGTLDKLESIPGFNVNLSLSQFKSMLKEVRCGLIGQTKDIAPADKKLYALRDVTSTVESYPLISASIMSKKLAEGIDGLVLDVKTGVGAFMKTLEDSRRLAQTMIEIGKGMGKRVVALITDMNQPLGNKVGNSLEIIEAVETLKGKGPEDLTFLSVELAAHMLMLGEPARTLDDSRQKILSLLKSGAGLETFRKIIQLQGGNPRVVDDYSLLPTAQKRFRFSSISSGYVEGIHAERMGIAAMLLGAGRERLDSKIDHAVGFELHKKVGDPVKAGDPLCTVLYNDESRLAAALELLNSAYLISPTADKAPPLIYEVLE; translated from the coding sequence ATGCGAGCTGTCGATATAATCCGAAAAAAGCGTGACCACGAGATCCTCTCCGAAAGCGAAATCTCATTTTTTGTCTCCAACTACACGAAGGAAATCATCCCTGATTATCAGGCGTCCGCCCTGTTGATGGCGATGTTCCTCAACGGCTGCAACGTGGAGGAAACCGTCGCCCTGACTCACGCCATGATCCAGTCCGGCGCCACCATGGATTTGTCCGATCTGCCGGGCCCGAAAGTGGATAAACATTCCACCGGGGGGGTGGGCGATAAGACGTCCTTTATTCTGGCCGCCCTGGCGGCCGCGGGGGGAGTGTATGTGCCCATGATCTCGGGCCGGGGATTGGGGCACACCGGGGGGACTCTCGATAAGCTGGAGTCAATTCCGGGATTCAACGTCAACCTGTCGCTCTCCCAGTTCAAATCGATGCTGAAGGAGGTCCGTTGCGGTTTGATCGGGCAAACGAAAGATATCGCTCCCGCGGACAAGAAGTTGTACGCCCTCCGGGATGTGACCTCAACCGTGGAAAGCTATCCCCTGATCTCCGCCTCCATCATGAGCAAAAAGCTGGCGGAGGGAATTGACGGCCTGGTGCTCGATGTCAAGACCGGGGTGGGGGCCTTCATGAAGACGCTGGAGGACTCCCGGCGGCTGGCCCAAACGATGATCGAGATCGGAAAAGGGATGGGAAAGCGGGTGGTGGCCCTCATTACCGACATGAATCAACCCCTTGGGAATAAAGTCGGGAATTCACTCGAAATCATCGAGGCGGTGGAAACCCTGAAGGGCAAGGGGCCGGAAGACCTGACCTTCCTGTCGGTGGAACTCGCGGCCCATATGCTCATGCTGGGGGAGCCGGCGCGGACCCTGGACGACTCCCGGCAGAAAATCTTGTCCCTGCTGAAAAGCGGGGCGGGGCTGGAGACCTTCCGGAAGATCATTCAACTTCAGGGGGGCAACCCGCGCGTCGTGGACGATTACAGCTTGCTTCCCACAGCCCAGAAACGATTCCGATTCTCTTCCATTTCTTCCGGGTACGTCGAGGGAATCCACGCCGAGAGAATGGGCATCGCGGCGATGCTGCTGGGGGCGGGACGGGAGCGCCTGGACTCCAAGATCGACCATGCCGTCGGTTTTGAGCTTCATAAGAAAGTCGGAGATCCGGTGAAGGCGGGGGATCCCCTCTGCACCGTTCTCTACAATGATGAGTCTCGATTGGCGGCGGCCCTCGAACTGCTCAACTCGGCCTACTTGATCTCTCCCACTGCCGACAAAGCTCCACCTCTCATTTACGAAGTCCTGGAATAA
- a CDS encoding ArgR family transcriptional regulator, whose product MTKQLRHEAILRLVRLKPIPNQQVLQQELRKVGLEATQATLSRDLSELGLVKTVEGYKLLAQVAELPHASNSELRRMLREFMREATAANNLLVVKTPTGSANALGIALDNAALSEIVGTVAGDDTILVVTRSAATARSLRKKFFHLVSSN is encoded by the coding sequence ATGACCAAACAGCTACGGCACGAAGCCATCCTCCGGCTGGTGCGGTTGAAGCCGATCCCCAACCAGCAGGTGCTGCAACAGGAGTTGCGGAAGGTCGGGCTGGAGGCCACCCAGGCCACGCTCTCACGGGATCTCTCCGAGCTGGGGCTGGTAAAGACCGTGGAGGGCTACAAGCTGCTCGCCCAGGTGGCGGAGCTGCCGCATGCTTCGAACAGCGAGCTGCGCCGGATGTTGCGGGAGTTCATGCGCGAGGCCACGGCGGCCAACAACCTCCTCGTGGTCAAGACGCCCACCGGCAGCGCCAATGCCCTCGGCATCGCCCTGGATAATGCCGCGCTTTCGGAGATTGTCGGAACCGTCGCGGGCGACGACACCATTCTCGTCGTCACGCGGTCGGCAGCCACCGCACGGAGCCTTCGCAAGAAATTCTTTCATCTGGTGTCTTCGAATTGA
- the argC gene encoding N-acetyl-gamma-glutamyl-phosphate reductase, with protein sequence MKSHPNQKTQGIHASVIGATGYSGMELARLLTRHPHVRRLSLFSSPVAHSAGGPHGTKGSHSTSHDPEFLVRKDTRLQVRPFDEAELVESNPDLVFFATPNEISHELIPRYMAQPFRMIDLSGSFRLHDASLYPRWYGFTHVAPDMLSRFVYGLAEDNAAAIARAQWVANPGCYATSVLLPLLPLMKDGWIDWSSPVICDSKSGVSGAGKQPTHNTHFCEVSDSFRAYSVFTHRHLPEIEQHLGLNAGDKLIFTPHLLPINRGILSTLYFKTRTLRTEEELRTHLVKGYEKAPFVRVFPAGELPQVKWVTHTNYCDIGVRAEENSTWVVMVSCLDNLVKGAAGQAVQNMNLMFNYAEQSGLE encoded by the coding sequence TTGAAATCGCACCCGAACCAGAAAACGCAGGGCATTCATGCCTCGGTGATCGGCGCCACAGGCTACTCCGGAATGGAACTGGCCCGCCTCTTGACCCGGCACCCGCACGTTCGCCGCCTGAGCCTTTTTTCGTCCCCTGTGGCCCATTCCGCCGGCGGACCCCATGGAACGAAAGGGTCTCACTCCACTTCTCACGACCCGGAGTTTCTCGTTCGAAAGGACACCCGGCTCCAGGTCCGGCCATTTGATGAAGCGGAGTTGGTGGAGTCAAATCCCGACTTGGTTTTCTTCGCGACGCCGAATGAGATTTCGCACGAACTGATCCCCCGCTACATGGCTCAGCCCTTCCGGATGATTGATTTGAGCGGGAGTTTTCGTCTGCACGATGCCTCCCTCTATCCGCGATGGTACGGGTTCACTCATGTGGCGCCGGACATGCTTTCCCGGTTTGTCTATGGCCTCGCGGAGGACAATGCGGCGGCCATCGCCAGGGCCCAATGGGTGGCCAATCCGGGATGCTACGCCACCTCCGTCCTTTTGCCGTTGCTGCCGTTGATGAAAGACGGATGGATTGACTGGAGTTCCCCGGTCATTTGTGACTCCAAATCGGGGGTCAGCGGCGCCGGGAAACAGCCCACCCACAACACCCATTTCTGTGAAGTCTCCGACTCCTTCCGGGCTTATTCCGTGTTCACCCATCGCCATCTCCCCGAGATCGAACAACACCTCGGTTTGAATGCCGGTGACAAGCTCATTTTTACGCCGCACCTCCTGCCCATCAACCGGGGGATCCTTTCGACGTTGTATTTCAAAACACGGACCCTCCGGACGGAGGAAGAGCTGAGAACGCACCTCGTCAAGGGGTACGAAAAGGCCCCCTTTGTCCGCGTTTTCCCGGCCGGCGAATTGCCTCAAGTCAAGTGGGTGACGCATACGAACTATTGCGACATCGGAGTCCGGGCGGAGGAGAACTCCACCTGGGTCGTCATGGTCTCCTGCCTCGACAACCTGGTGAAAGGAGCAGCGGGCCAAGCCGTTCAAAACATGAACCTGATGTTCAACTACGCGGAACAGTCCGGCTTGGAATAG
- the argB gene encoding acetylglutamate kinase has product MATRILVKIGGSLLNTESHQKVIARQIAELIQEDTQVIVVHGGGKHLTSLLNRLDIPSHFHEGLRLTSAEALEAALMVLAGLVNKRLVAAFVSVGSRAVGVCGGDGGAISAEKFRHTAVDYGFVGSVSKIRPDLIELLLRNDFLPVIACIALGADHHYYNVNADQMAAACAVALQADQLVFLTDVDGVLNEHKAVIPSISPRKINRLMARKIVSGGMLPKLKACLTALEGGVSGINILNGSEEGCLIRLIAHGEPLGTVIRTEA; this is encoded by the coding sequence ATGGCGACTCGAATCCTCGTGAAGATCGGCGGAAGCTTGTTGAATACAGAGTCGCACCAAAAGGTCATTGCCCGACAGATTGCGGAACTCATTCAAGAAGACACCCAGGTCATTGTCGTGCATGGGGGTGGAAAGCACCTGACTTCCCTGTTGAACCGGCTCGATATCCCTTCCCATTTTCACGAGGGGCTGCGCCTCACAAGCGCGGAAGCCCTGGAAGCTGCCCTGATGGTGCTGGCGGGCCTGGTGAATAAAAGACTCGTGGCCGCCTTTGTCTCGGTCGGCAGCCGGGCGGTCGGCGTATGTGGTGGCGACGGGGGCGCGATCAGTGCCGAAAAATTTCGGCACACCGCAGTGGACTATGGCTTCGTCGGGAGCGTCTCAAAGATCCGTCCCGATCTGATAGAACTGCTGCTTCGAAATGATTTTCTGCCGGTCATCGCTTGCATCGCCCTCGGGGCCGACCATCATTATTACAACGTGAACGCGGATCAGATGGCCGCGGCCTGCGCCGTCGCCTTGCAGGCCGACCAGCTGGTGTTCCTGACCGACGTCGACGGCGTCCTGAATGAACATAAGGCCGTTATCCCCAGCATCAGCCCGCGGAAGATCAACCGCCTGATGGCCCGAAAGATCGTTTCCGGAGGCATGTTGCCCAAGCTGAAGGCATGCCTTACGGCACTGGAGGGCGGGGTGAGCGGCATCAACATTCTAAATGGTTCCGAAGAGGGTTGCCTGATCCGTCTGATCGCCCACGGCGAGCCCCTCGGAACAGTGATTCGAACGGAGGCCTAA
- a CDS encoding aspartate aminotransferase family protein: MNTASSAVIPLDQQYVFPTYDRAPVVFVRGEGAELFDEKGTRYLDCLSGIAVNALGYNHPRLVATLADQAAKILHVCNLFHNEYQAPLARKLCSISGLQSAFFCNSGTEAIEAAIKVARNHAFRASGGSSHQKCEIVALEDSFHGRTLGALSLTGQKKYREPFEPLIPGIRFVPANETAALHAAVNEKTCALIMEPIQGEGGIRVLSREFLSAARALCDRHGALLIFDEVQCGLGRTGFYLSYQGKGVQPDLVTLAKPLGLGIPMGALLGTTATRDDLTAGTHGSTFGGGPLACRMSLEFFRIMEEEGLLERIRTLGIHFAEGLNQLKRKFSFVKEVRGEGLILGMELDFPGRDLVRTLLQRGYVINCAHERVLRFLPPYIITEAQLDRLVKALDGAFAAL, encoded by the coding sequence TTGAACACTGCCAGTTCTGCTGTAATCCCACTCGACCAACAGTACGTATTCCCCACTTATGACCGGGCGCCGGTGGTCTTCGTCCGTGGAGAAGGGGCCGAGTTGTTTGATGAAAAAGGGACACGGTATCTGGATTGTCTGAGTGGAATTGCGGTCAACGCGCTGGGTTACAATCACCCCCGCCTTGTTGCCACGCTCGCCGACCAGGCTGCAAAAATCCTTCATGTCTGCAACCTCTTTCATAACGAGTACCAGGCGCCGCTGGCCCGGAAGCTTTGCTCCATTTCGGGCCTCCAGTCCGCGTTCTTCTGCAACAGCGGGACCGAGGCGATCGAAGCGGCCATCAAGGTGGCGAGGAACCATGCGTTTCGTGCCTCCGGGGGATCCAGCCACCAGAAATGTGAGATCGTCGCTTTAGAAGATTCCTTCCATGGGCGCACGCTCGGCGCCCTGTCGCTCACCGGGCAGAAGAAATACCGCGAGCCCTTTGAGCCTCTCATCCCGGGCATCCGGTTCGTCCCGGCAAATGAAACGGCGGCATTGCATGCAGCCGTGAACGAGAAGACCTGCGCCCTCATCATGGAGCCCATCCAGGGCGAGGGAGGCATTCGGGTTCTCTCCCGGGAATTCCTCAGCGCCGCGCGCGCCTTGTGCGACCGTCATGGGGCCCTGTTGATTTTCGATGAAGTTCAATGCGGTCTGGGAAGGACCGGATTTTACCTCTCTTATCAAGGAAAAGGCGTGCAGCCGGACCTGGTGACCCTCGCGAAGCCGCTCGGACTCGGGATCCCCATGGGAGCACTCCTGGGGACCACAGCGACGCGGGACGATCTGACGGCCGGGACCCACGGATCAACCTTTGGCGGGGGTCCGCTGGCCTGCCGGATGAGTCTCGAGTTTTTCCGGATCATGGAGGAGGAGGGGCTGCTGGAGCGAATCCGCACGCTCGGAATCCATTTCGCCGAGGGGTTAAACCAACTGAAGAGAAAATTCTCGTTCGTGAAAGAGGTCCGGGGCGAGGGATTAATCTTGGGTATGGAATTGGACTTCCCGGGAAGGGATCTCGTTCGCACGTTGCTCCAGCGCGGCTATGTCATCAACTGCGCTCACGAAAGGGTCTTGCGTTTTCTACCGCCCTACATCATTACCGAAGCCCAACTGGATCGCCTGGTAAAGGCACTGGACGGGGCTTTCGCGGCGCTTTGA